The Vibrio chagasii genome includes a region encoding these proteins:
- the hupA gene encoding nucleoid-associated protein HU-alpha, with protein MNKTQLIDFIAEKADLSKAQAKAALEATLGGVTDALKDGDQVQLIGFGTFKVNHRAARTGRNPKTGDEIQIAAANVPAFVAGKALKDSVK; from the coding sequence ATGAACAAGACTCAATTAATCGACTTTATTGCTGAAAAAGCGGACCTTTCTAAAGCACAAGCTAAAGCTGCTCTAGAAGCGACTCTTGGTGGTGTAACAGATGCTCTTAAAGATGGCGATCAAGTTCAGCTAATTGGTTTTGGTACTTTTAAAGTAAACCACCGTGCAGCTCGCACTGGTCGTAACCCAAAAACTGGTGATGAGATCCAAATCGCTGCTGCAAACGTCCCAGCATTTGTTGCAGGTAAAGCGCTGAAAGATTCAGTGAAATAA
- a CDS encoding CNNM domain-containing protein, whose protein sequence is MLLLTIYVSIAIGVSFICSVLEAVLLSISPSYIAQLKQNGHPAAESLDKLKTDIDRPLASILTLNTIAHTIGAATAGAQAAVVFGSQWLGVFSAVLTLGILVLSEIVPKTIGATYWRQLAPASASVLRWMVFFLTPFVWFSEQITKRLARGHEAPKMRDELSAMAILAKESGEFAEGESKILSNLLGIQDVPVTQVMTPRPVVFRVDAEMSINQFLADHKDTPFSRPLVYSEQSDNIIGFVHRLELFRLQQAGSGEKSLGDVMRPIHVLLNNLPLPKAFDQMMAQRLQLSLVVDEYGTIQGIITLEDIFEHLVGEEIVDEADKTTDMQELAFQRWEKWKETHGVIENRDEEDELEQEASAEDDNSDAKPADEEQTSKADKKDA, encoded by the coding sequence ATGCTGCTGCTAACTATTTACGTCTCCATCGCCATTGGAGTTTCTTTCATTTGTTCTGTTTTGGAAGCTGTACTTTTGAGTATTAGTCCGAGCTACATCGCTCAACTAAAACAAAATGGGCATCCTGCAGCAGAGTCATTAGACAAACTGAAAACAGACATCGACCGCCCACTGGCGTCAATTTTAACGCTTAACACCATCGCGCACACAATCGGTGCTGCGACAGCAGGTGCACAAGCGGCGGTGGTTTTTGGTAGCCAATGGCTAGGTGTATTCTCTGCCGTGCTAACTCTAGGTATTTTGGTACTGTCTGAGATTGTTCCAAAAACTATTGGTGCAACTTACTGGCGTCAACTTGCGCCAGCATCGGCGAGCGTGCTTCGTTGGATGGTGTTCTTCCTAACACCGTTTGTTTGGTTCTCTGAGCAGATCACTAAGCGCCTAGCTCGTGGTCACGAAGCACCAAAAATGCGTGATGAATTGTCTGCGATGGCGATTTTGGCAAAAGAGAGTGGTGAATTTGCAGAAGGCGAATCGAAAATCCTAAGCAACCTACTTGGCATTCAAGATGTACCTGTGACGCAAGTAATGACACCGCGACCAGTAGTATTCCGTGTCGATGCTGAGATGAGTATCAATCAGTTCCTAGCGGATCATAAAGATACGCCATTCTCACGTCCGTTGGTTTACAGCGAGCAGAGTGACAACATCATCGGTTTTGTGCACCGCTTAGAGCTGTTTAGGCTTCAACAAGCTGGCAGCGGAGAGAAATCTCTAGGCGATGTGATGCGCCCTATTCATGTATTACTGAATAACTTGCCGTTACCAAAAGCGTTTGACCAAATGATGGCTCAACGTTTACAGCTATCTCTCGTGGTTGATGAGTACGGCACAATCCAAGGCATCATTACCCTAGAAGATATCTTTGAACACCTTGTTGGCGAAGAGATCGTTGACGAAGCGGATAAGACGACCGACATGCAGGAACTGGCATTTCAGCGTTGGGAAAAGTGGAAAGAGACCCACGGTGTGATCGAAAACCGCGACGAAGAAGACGAGCTAGAGCAAGAAGCTTCAGCAGAAGACGATAACTCAGATGCAAAACCAGCGGATGAAGAGCAAACGTCAAAAGCAGATAAAAAAGACGCTTAA
- a CDS encoding IS4 family transposase: protein MTYIEPTLWAQKQFGQAHLNDPRRTQRLVALAASLAEQPGVPVSKLIISPAEMEGAYRFIRNEQIKAEDIAEAGFYVTAQEALEQQTLLALEDTTSLSYSHRSIRDELGHSNQGNRHRAMFVHSTLLFAPDTQSVIGLIEQQRWTRDIEKRGQRHQHATRPYKEKESYKWEQASRHVAERLGDKISDVISVCDREADLFEYLTYKREQQQRFLVRSMQSRCIEEHDNRLYSYASTLLSAGEKVLEIPQKGGRKARKAHLDIKYAPVTLKSPANKKEFDNIPLYYVGCIEQGESGNKLAWHLLTSEPITSKEEALKIVSYYERRWLIEDFHKVWKSEGTEVEQLRMQSKDNLERLSVVLAFIATRLLQLRFMNESDELSKSSCEQVLKGKAWKLMWLKLESKKLPKEAPNISWAYNGIARLGGWKNTKRTGRASIKTLWQGWLRLQTILEGYELAKSLD, encoded by the coding sequence ATGACCTATATAGAGCCAACCCTTTGGGCACAAAAACAGTTCGGTCAAGCCCACCTTAATGACCCTAGACGCACTCAAAGACTCGTTGCTCTCGCAGCCTCACTGGCCGAGCAGCCTGGCGTACCCGTCTCGAAACTCATTATATCCCCTGCTGAAATGGAAGGGGCTTATCGCTTCATCCGTAATGAGCAAATCAAAGCAGAAGATATCGCAGAAGCGGGTTTTTATGTCACCGCACAAGAAGCATTAGAGCAACAAACACTTCTTGCCTTAGAAGACACCACTTCTCTCAGTTACTCCCATCGCAGCATTCGAGATGAACTCGGGCACTCTAATCAAGGCAATCGACATCGCGCCATGTTTGTACACTCAACCTTACTTTTTGCTCCCGACACTCAATCTGTTATTGGTTTAATTGAACAACAGCGCTGGACTCGTGATATAGAAAAGCGAGGTCAAAGGCACCAGCATGCGACTCGACCATACAAAGAGAAAGAAAGTTATAAGTGGGAACAAGCCTCTCGCCATGTCGCTGAGCGACTTGGCGATAAAATTTCGGATGTCATTTCTGTGTGCGATAGAGAAGCCGACCTATTTGAATACCTCACTTACAAGCGAGAGCAACAACAAAGGTTCCTCGTTCGCTCAATGCAAAGCCGCTGTATTGAAGAGCACGATAATCGTCTTTATAGCTATGCTTCTACCCTGTTATCAGCCGGAGAGAAAGTGCTCGAAATACCGCAAAAAGGCGGTCGTAAAGCTCGCAAGGCTCATTTAGATATCAAATATGCCCCCGTGACACTCAAGTCTCCTGCTAACAAGAAAGAGTTCGATAACATTCCGCTTTACTACGTGGGATGTATAGAACAAGGAGAGAGTGGTAATAAGCTCGCATGGCACTTACTGACTTCAGAGCCGATAACGAGCAAGGAAGAGGCACTCAAAATCGTCAGTTATTATGAGCGGCGCTGGCTGATAGAAGATTTTCATAAAGTCTGGAAAAGTGAAGGGACTGAAGTTGAGCAACTGAGAATGCAAAGTAAGGATAACTTAGAAAGGCTCAGCGTCGTTTTGGCTTTTATCGCGACTCGGTTACTCCAGTTGAGGTTTATGAATGAATCAGACGAGTTATCTAAGAGCAGTTGTGAGCAGGTATTAAAAGGCAAAGCGTGGAAGTTAATGTGGCTCAAGTTGGAGAGCAAAAAACTACCGAAAGAAGCGCCTAATATATCATGGGCTTACAACGGTATTGCTCGGTTAGGTGGTTGGAAGAATACCAAGCGAACAGGTCGCGCTTCTATAAAGACGTTATGGCAAGGATGGCTTAGGTTACAAACCATCCTTGAAGGGTATGAACTCGCCAAGTCTCTTGATTAA
- a CDS encoding YjaG family protein — MLQNPLQVRLEKLEPWQQITFMACLCERMYPNYAMFCENTEFAEARIYRDVLDSIWEILTVKTAKVNFERQLEKVEELFPSADDFDFYGVYPAMDACQGLATLVHGLLDREHMFEAVIKVSQQSVKTVAELEFAQGAEEVTNENQKENEAVCEEWDVQWAIFRPLRETTERDIELIKDLRHELREEPVSNIGVAL; from the coding sequence ATGCTTCAGAATCCACTGCAGGTTCGTCTTGAAAAGTTAGAACCTTGGCAACAAATTACCTTTATGGCGTGTCTGTGTGAGCGTATGTACCCTAACTATGCCATGTTTTGTGAGAATACAGAATTTGCCGAAGCTCGCATCTATCGTGATGTTTTGGATAGCATTTGGGAAATCCTAACGGTAAAAACGGCAAAGGTGAACTTTGAACGCCAATTAGAGAAAGTTGAAGAGCTTTTCCCTAGCGCAGACGATTTTGACTTCTATGGTGTTTACCCTGCAATGGACGCTTGCCAAGGTTTGGCAACGCTTGTTCATGGCCTGCTTGACCGCGAGCACATGTTTGAAGCTGTGATTAAAGTGAGCCAACAGTCGGTGAAGACGGTTGCTGAGCTTGAGTTTGCTCAAGGTGCTGAAGAAGTGACTAACGAAAACCAGAAAGAAAACGAAGCGGTATGTGAAGAGTGGGACGTTCAGTGGGCTATCTTCCGACCATTGCGTGAAACGACGGAACGTGACATCGAGTTGATTAAAGACCTACGTCATGAACTGCGTGAAGAACCCGTTAGTAACATTGGTGTTGCTCTGTAA
- a CDS encoding D-2-hydroxyacid dehydrogenase, with translation MNNFTNKLYIMTEHDDTYTQLILNRDLPDLEITQNPELAEIILGSPPLIAERLNEFKTLEWVQSTYAGINKLTQPELRQDYTLTNVKGIFGPAISEYVLGYAISHFRHFPHYHQQQQQRNWQPQLYSSLTDKTMVILGTGSIGSHLAKTAAAFGIHTIGVNRTGIPSKQETFKDTFHINELEPALKQADIVVNTLPSTAETYQLLNQMTLSYCSNVLLFNVGRGESIDNKALLLAIKNRWVEHAFLDVFESEPLSQDHPFWKLPQITITPHIAALSEPRQVVEIFAENYQQWRDGFTLNHVIDFDKGY, from the coding sequence ATGAACAATTTTACGAATAAGCTCTATATTATGACTGAGCATGACGATACCTATACGCAACTGATTCTAAACCGGGATTTACCCGACCTAGAAATCACTCAAAACCCCGAGTTAGCTGAGATTATATTAGGGTCGCCTCCCCTGATAGCCGAGCGTCTTAACGAGTTTAAAACGCTTGAGTGGGTACAAAGCACCTACGCTGGCATCAATAAGCTCACTCAACCAGAACTTCGTCAGGATTACACGCTAACCAATGTAAAAGGTATCTTCGGCCCTGCTATCTCGGAGTACGTTTTAGGTTACGCAATCAGCCACTTTAGACACTTTCCTCACTACCACCAGCAACAACAGCAACGAAACTGGCAGCCACAGCTTTATTCTAGCCTAACTGACAAAACTATGGTGATTTTAGGCACAGGGTCTATCGGCAGCCATTTAGCAAAAACCGCTGCGGCGTTTGGCATTCATACCATTGGTGTCAATCGTACTGGTATCCCATCGAAGCAAGAAACCTTTAAAGACACTTTCCATATCAATGAACTTGAGCCGGCTCTCAAGCAAGCAGACATTGTGGTCAACACCTTGCCATCGACCGCTGAAACCTATCAACTGCTCAACCAAATGACCCTTAGCTATTGTTCTAACGTGCTGCTATTTAATGTTGGCAGAGGCGAAAGCATCGACAACAAAGCGCTGTTGCTGGCGATTAAAAACCGTTGGGTTGAGCATGCATTTCTTGATGTGTTTGAAAGCGAGCCCCTTTCGCAAGATCACCCTTTCTGGAAGCTACCACAAATCACCATTACGCCACATATCGCTGCACTCAGTGAACCGAGACAAGTGGTAGAGATCTTTGCTGAGAATTACCAACAGTGGCGAGATGGTTTTACCCTAAACCATGTCATTGATTTTGATAAAGGCTACTGA
- a CDS encoding uracil-DNA glycosylase family protein: MSSSLLTEIRQCTACEPNLSHGANPVIQAHPNARLLIIGQAPGIKVHESSIPWNDTSGERLREWLGIGSDTFYDEQKVAIVPMGFCYPGKGKSGDLPPRKECAELWHNKVLQSLPNIQMTLLIGQYAQNYYLKERTTKTLTETVKNWQVWAPEFLPLPHPSPRNNIWLKKNPWFENEVIPYIRKHISEHLAYYDPNT, encoded by the coding sequence ATGTCCTCTTCGCTACTTACAGAGATACGACAATGCACTGCATGTGAGCCTAACCTCTCACACGGTGCCAACCCTGTCATTCAAGCACATCCAAACGCGCGCTTGTTAATCATTGGTCAAGCGCCGGGTATCAAGGTGCATGAGTCATCCATCCCATGGAATGATACCAGTGGGGAAAGATTAAGAGAGTGGCTAGGGATAGGCAGCGATACCTTTTATGACGAACAAAAGGTCGCGATTGTACCTATGGGTTTCTGCTACCCAGGTAAAGGAAAGAGTGGCGATCTACCACCACGCAAGGAGTGCGCAGAGCTCTGGCATAACAAAGTACTGCAATCACTGCCCAATATTCAAATGACACTTTTGATTGGTCAGTACGCGCAAAACTATTATTTAAAGGAAAGAACCACCAAAACACTGACAGAGACCGTCAAAAACTGGCAGGTTTGGGCACCAGAGTTTTTACCACTTCCCCACCCTTCACCACGTAATAATATCTGGCTCAAGAAGAACCCATGGTTTGAAAATGAGGTCATTCCTTACATCCGCAAACACATCTCAGAGCATTTGGCCTACTATGACCCAAATACTTAA
- the hemE gene encoding uroporphyrinogen decarboxylase, which yields MTELKNDRYLRALLKQPVDYTPVWMMRQAGRYLPEYKATRAEAGDFMSLCKNAELASEVTLQPLRRFPLDAAILFSDILTIPDAMGLGLYFETGEGPKFERPITCKADVEKIGLPDPEGELQYVMNAVRQIRKDLKGEVPLIGFSGSPWTLATYMVEGGSSKAFTKIKKMMYAEPQTLHLLLDKLADSVIEYLNAQIKAGAQSVMVFDTWGGVLTPRDYNLFSLQYMHKIVDGLIRENDGRRVPVTLFTKNGGMWLEQIAATGCDAVGLDWTINIQDAVKRVGDKVALQGNMDPSMLYASPERIREEVSTILEGFGDAGTGHVFNLGHGIHLDVPPENAGVFVDAVHELSKPYHK from the coding sequence ATGACCGAATTAAAGAACGATCGCTATTTACGCGCACTTTTAAAGCAGCCTGTTGATTACACACCGGTATGGATGATGCGCCAAGCTGGCCGCTATCTTCCAGAGTACAAAGCAACGCGTGCTGAAGCAGGCGATTTCATGTCTTTGTGCAAAAACGCGGAACTTGCATCAGAAGTAACCCTTCAACCTTTACGTCGTTTCCCGCTTGATGCGGCAATCTTGTTCTCTGACATCCTAACGATCCCTGATGCTATGGGCCTAGGTTTGTACTTTGAAACAGGTGAAGGTCCTAAGTTTGAGCGTCCTATCACGTGTAAAGCTGACGTAGAAAAAATTGGCCTGCCAGATCCAGAAGGTGAGCTTCAATACGTAATGAACGCAGTACGTCAGATCCGTAAAGATCTGAAAGGCGAAGTGCCACTGATTGGTTTCTCTGGTAGCCCATGGACTCTAGCGACTTACATGGTTGAAGGTGGAAGCTCTAAAGCGTTCACTAAGATCAAGAAGATGATGTATGCAGAACCACAAACGCTGCACCTACTTCTAGATAAGCTGGCTGACAGTGTTATCGAATACCTAAACGCGCAAATCAAAGCGGGTGCTCAATCGGTAATGGTATTTGATACATGGGGTGGTGTACTGACTCCTCGTGATTACAACCTATTCTCACTGCAATACATGCACAAAATCGTTGACGGTCTGATCCGTGAAAACGATGGCCGTCGTGTACCAGTAACACTATTCACTAAGAACGGTGGCATGTGGCTAGAGCAGATCGCAGCAACGGGCTGTGATGCAGTTGGCCTAGACTGGACTATCAACATCCAAGACGCAGTTAAGCGTGTGGGTGATAAGGTTGCTCTGCAAGGTAACATGGATCCTTCAATGCTTTACGCTTCTCCAGAGCGTATCCGTGAAGAAGTATCGACTATCCTTGAAGGCTTTGGTGATGCGGGTACTGGCCACGTATTTAACCTAGGCCACGGTATTCACTTAGATGTGCCGCCAGAAAATGCTGGTGTGTTCGTTGACGCTGTTCACGAGCTGTCTAAGCCTTACCATAAGTAG
- the nudC gene encoding NAD(+) diphosphatase has product MLKKSDKKMTEQAYWCVVSGSDIWVDNDQFPFGSADELGLSVEHAICIGQHQGRKVYWLNDCDVERELTMVNLRELLHWPESSFLTASKAIQYSHMTQSMRFCPQCGGRNHLNHNQVAMQCGDCRTLHYPRIFPCIIVAVRNDNKILLAQHPRHKTGMYTVIAGFLEVGETLEQCVAREVKEETGIDVDNIRYFGSQPWAFPSSMMMGFLADYAGGTLKPDYSELSDAQWFDVTTLPDVAPVGTIARQLIEKTVDDVIKAGAAEQILEH; this is encoded by the coding sequence ATGTTAAAAAAAAGTGATAAGAAAATGACAGAGCAAGCTTATTGGTGCGTCGTTTCCGGTAGTGATATTTGGGTTGATAATGACCAGTTTCCTTTCGGCTCTGCCGACGAGCTAGGGCTCAGTGTTGAGCACGCAATCTGCATTGGTCAGCATCAAGGTCGCAAAGTGTATTGGTTGAACGACTGTGATGTTGAGCGTGAGCTGACGATGGTCAACCTAAGAGAGTTATTGCACTGGCCTGAATCGAGTTTTCTTACTGCAAGTAAAGCCATCCAATATAGCCATATGACCCAGAGCATGCGTTTCTGCCCGCAGTGTGGTGGTCGCAATCACCTAAACCACAATCAAGTGGCGATGCAGTGTGGAGACTGTCGTACTCTGCATTACCCGCGCATTTTCCCATGCATCATTGTCGCTGTACGAAACGACAACAAGATATTACTCGCGCAGCACCCAAGACATAAAACGGGCATGTATACCGTTATAGCGGGCTTTCTAGAGGTCGGAGAGACCTTAGAACAGTGTGTTGCTCGTGAAGTGAAAGAGGAGACGGGGATTGATGTGGATAATATTCGCTATTTTGGCAGCCAACCCTGGGCGTTCCCGTCGAGCATGATGATGGGATTTCTTGCTGACTATGCTGGTGGTACGCTCAAGCCAGATTATAGCGAGCTATCTGACGCGCAATGGTTTGACGTGACGACTCTGCCAGATGTGGCGCCAGTGGGCACCATTGCCAGACAACTGATAGAGAAAACGGTTGATGACGTGATTAAAGCAGGCGCAGCTGAACAAATATTGGAGCACTAA
- the rsd gene encoding sigma D regulator — MVMLNKFKQIQEQWGGSSEVIDHWLETRQALIVEYCKLGALQPASNGQSNVVELPSPKEISSFCDHVVDYISEGHFKIYDMVMKKWQATGFKTNDEIDTTYAKIVLTTEPLLEFNDKYVKVSANDELPSFEGDMSKVGELLEVRFEVEDNLIQLIADSLAIPPGA, encoded by the coding sequence ATGGTCATGCTAAATAAATTTAAACAAATACAAGAACAATGGGGTGGCTCAAGCGAGGTCATCGATCATTGGCTCGAAACTCGACAAGCTCTCATCGTCGAATATTGCAAGCTAGGTGCCTTGCAGCCAGCTAGCAACGGGCAATCAAACGTTGTTGAACTCCCTTCTCCTAAAGAAATAAGCTCATTCTGCGATCATGTTGTCGATTATATCTCAGAAGGCCATTTTAAGATCTACGATATGGTCATGAAGAAATGGCAAGCAACAGGCTTTAAAACCAATGACGAGATTGATACAACTTACGCGAAGATCGTACTCACAACCGAGCCGCTTCTAGAGTTCAATGATAAGTACGTTAAAGTAAGTGCAAACGATGAGTTGCCTAGCTTCGAAGGAGATATGTCGAAGGTAGGTGAACTACTCGAAGTGCGTTTTGAAGTAGAAGATAATCTTATCCAGCTTATTGCAGACAGCTTAGCGATTCCACCAGGCGCTTAG